A single genomic interval of Fructobacillus americanaquae harbors:
- a CDS encoding aminotransferase class I/II-fold pyridoxal phosphate-dependent enzyme, translating into MTKPLNNAVLSLTPDKLLDFQHSVANIEGLVSLTFGEPGFATPAPVKKATIQAIEEDRSHYGDSQGEPKLRSAILDYMADRYDLHYPSIDNVIVTVGVTEAMQSIFKTLLAPGQGLLIPDPAYGSYFSALSLAGGTAVPIDTAKTAYKLTPALIDETMAQTKEDVHAILFNYPNNPTGVTYTKSELEELAEAFKRHDLWVISDEIYSELTYEGDHYSMGKLLPDQTIVVNGLSKSHAMTGYRLGFILGPSTLIQQIQKVHGPLVFAVPTFIQDGAVAALQIPKEDLSFMKVEYQRRRDYAKKFLEDLGFELVAPMGAFYLFAKLPADLGVNGWAFATDLAHQAKVSVIPGAGFSFFEEAQKFIRISYAADMAQLQEGLQRLKKYVDKQRAAQATAEALSEDMEALAD; encoded by the coding sequence ATGACAAAACCATTAAACAATGCTGTTTTAAGCTTGACACCCGACAAGTTATTAGACTTCCAACACTCCGTTGCTAATATTGAAGGGTTGGTCTCGTTAACCTTTGGAGAACCTGGTTTTGCGACGCCCGCGCCGGTAAAGAAAGCAACGATTCAAGCTATCGAGGAAGACCGGTCCCACTATGGTGATTCACAGGGAGAGCCAAAGCTCCGCTCAGCTATCTTAGACTATATGGCCGATCGCTATGACCTTCATTACCCAAGTATTGATAACGTGATTGTGACTGTTGGGGTCACAGAGGCGATGCAATCAATCTTTAAGACCTTGCTTGCACCTGGCCAGGGCCTCTTGATTCCAGACCCAGCCTATGGGTCTTATTTCTCGGCTTTGAGTTTGGCCGGTGGCACGGCTGTTCCAATTGACACGGCTAAGACCGCTTATAAATTGACACCCGCCTTGATTGACGAAACAATGGCTCAGACGAAAGAAGATGTGCATGCCATTCTCTTTAACTATCCTAATAATCCAACCGGGGTTACTTATACAAAATCAGAGCTGGAAGAGCTAGCAGAAGCTTTCAAGCGTCATGACCTCTGGGTGATTTCAGACGAAATTTATTCAGAATTGACTTATGAGGGTGATCACTATTCAATGGGCAAGCTCTTACCTGACCAAACGATCGTTGTAAACGGTTTGTCGAAGTCGCACGCCATGACGGGTTATCGACTCGGCTTTATCCTGGGGCCAAGCACATTAATCCAGCAAATTCAAAAGGTGCACGGTCCCTTGGTCTTTGCTGTGCCAACCTTTATCCAAGACGGCGCGGTTGCTGCCTTGCAAATACCAAAGGAAGACTTGAGCTTTATGAAGGTTGAATACCAAAGGCGTCGTGACTACGCTAAGAAGTTCTTAGAAGATTTAGGCTTCGAACTGGTTGCGCCAATGGGAGCCTTTTACCTCTTTGCCAAGTTGCCAGCTGATTTGGGTGTAAATGGCTGGGCCTTCGCGACAGACTTAGCTCATCAGGCCAAGGTTTCAGTCATTCCCGGCGCCGGTTTCTCCTTCTTTGAAGAAGCACAGAAGTTTATCCGGATTTCTTACGCGGCCGATATGGCACAATTGCAAGAAGGTCTTCAGCGCCTAAAAAAATATGTAGACAAACAACGGGCAGCCCAAGCAACTGCTGAGGCGTTGTCAGAAGATATGGAGGCCTTGGCGGATTAG
- the rbfA gene encoding 30S ribosome-binding factor RbfA, with the protein MANAQRAGRLAQEIQKDVTDLILKRVNDPRVQDVTVTSVEVSGDLQIATIYYSILSDYASDRKKAQAGLEAASGLIRRELGARLTVYKIPELHFVLDNSIQYGDHIEELIRGLHKKD; encoded by the coding sequence ATGGCAAATGCACAACGCGCTGGGCGTTTGGCCCAGGAAATTCAAAAAGACGTGACTGACCTGATTTTAAAACGAGTGAATGATCCGCGAGTTCAGGATGTAACGGTAACTTCTGTGGAAGTATCCGGTGACCTGCAAATCGCCACGATTTACTACTCAATTTTGTCAGACTACGCCTCGGATCGGAAAAAGGCTCAAGCTGGCTTAGAAGCCGCCTCAGGCTTGATTCGCCGTGAATTAGGCGCGCGGCTAACTGTTTATAAAATTCCGGAATTGCATTTCGTCTTGGATAACTCAATTCAGTATGGTGACCATATTGAAGAGTTGATTCGCGGCTTGCATAAGAAGGATTAA
- the infB gene encoding translation initiation factor IF-2, giving the protein MAEEKKFSGSNRPTRKQAVPERKELPASQRRHAAKLSDEAKLQNSNQPRPKTQEGGQQHRRSNNNNRPSNGQQGQGGNRRNNNKNRSNNTGRPMIREKKSWSTKPREGQINYSAQKDDSLKEYVSENKKVQEAKQQAKKKPAAKKPVEAKKPAVEAKKPAAAGAKTEANSGQGRFGGSLASGNNSARNNTRKRNTNGTGQQTPRRNDKPHGSKKARRIAAKQAPKKPVTVRKEQPLPAVLEYKVGMNVQDLAKLLHRDATEIIKKLFLLGVVTNQNQSLDEDTIEVLAADYGIEAQQKEEEDVADIDRFFDDETINEEALEPRAPVVTIMGHVDHGKTTLLDYLRKTNVTAGEAGGITQHIGAYQARLNDKLITFLDTPGHAAFTEMRARGANVTDITVLVVAADDGVQPQTIEAINHAKAAGTPVIVAVNKIDKEGANPDQVMNELMAYDLVPEEYGGDTIFVQISAKFGQNVDQLLEMILLEADVLELKADPTQPARGSVIEARLDKGRGPVSTVLIQQGTLHVGDPIVVGNTYGRVRTMTNEKGQDIAAAKPATPVQITGLNEVPLAGDRFIVMADEKTARAAGEERAKRAREEVRNAGSVVTLDTLFNTMAEKAMKTVPVIVKADVQGSVEALTGSLKKIEVDGVRVDVVHSAVGAINESDVSLAEASGAIILGFNVRPTPFAKSQANNDKIDMRFYSVIYDAIDDVTAAMKGQLEPVYEEKVIGQIVVKELFKFSKVGTIAGASVEEGKITKDSKVRIIRNGTVMYDGQLASLQRGKDAVNEVKFGYEFGFTVNKFNDIQPGDAVEAYIMEEVKPK; this is encoded by the coding sequence ATGGCAGAAGAAAAAAAGTTTTCAGGATCCAACCGGCCGACCCGCAAACAGGCAGTACCAGAACGAAAAGAATTGCCTGCTTCTCAGCGTCGGCATGCCGCTAAATTATCAGATGAAGCTAAGCTGCAAAATTCAAACCAGCCTCGTCCAAAGACACAAGAAGGTGGTCAGCAACACCGCCGCAGCAACAATAACAATCGCCCAAGTAATGGCCAGCAGGGTCAGGGCGGAAATCGTCGCAATAATAACAAAAACCGCAGCAATAATACCGGTCGGCCAATGATTCGTGAAAAGAAATCATGGTCAACCAAGCCACGGGAAGGGCAGATTAACTATTCTGCTCAAAAAGATGACAGTTTGAAGGAATACGTTTCTGAAAACAAGAAGGTCCAAGAAGCAAAGCAACAGGCAAAGAAAAAGCCAGCTGCTAAGAAACCAGTTGAAGCAAAAAAGCCTGCAGTTGAAGCAAAGAAGCCAGCGGCTGCAGGTGCTAAGACGGAAGCCAATTCAGGCCAAGGCCGCTTTGGTGGTTCGCTTGCTTCAGGCAATAATTCTGCTCGAAATAACACGCGCAAGCGCAATACTAACGGTACTGGTCAACAAACACCACGCCGTAATGACAAGCCACATGGCTCAAAGAAGGCTCGTCGAATTGCTGCTAAGCAAGCACCAAAGAAGCCAGTGACCGTTCGTAAGGAACAACCATTGCCAGCAGTTTTGGAATACAAGGTCGGCATGAACGTACAGGACTTGGCTAAGCTTTTGCACCGTGACGCTACTGAAATTATTAAGAAGTTGTTCTTACTAGGTGTTGTGACGAACCAAAACCAATCATTGGATGAAGATACCATTGAAGTTTTGGCAGCTGATTACGGCATTGAAGCTCAGCAAAAAGAAGAAGAGGATGTAGCTGACATCGACCGCTTCTTCGATGATGAAACGATTAACGAAGAGGCCTTAGAACCGCGTGCGCCGGTCGTGACCATCATGGGACACGTTGATCACGGTAAGACGACTTTGTTGGATTACTTGCGTAAGACCAACGTGACTGCTGGCGAAGCTGGCGGAATCACGCAGCATATTGGTGCCTACCAAGCGCGTTTGAACGATAAGTTAATTACCTTCTTGGATACTCCTGGTCACGCGGCCTTTACGGAAATGCGTGCTCGTGGTGCCAACGTGACGGATATCACGGTTTTGGTTGTTGCTGCTGATGATGGTGTGCAACCACAGACAATCGAAGCGATTAACCATGCTAAGGCAGCTGGTACGCCGGTGATTGTTGCTGTTAACAAGATTGATAAGGAAGGGGCTAACCCTGATCAAGTCATGAACGAGTTGATGGCCTATGATTTGGTTCCTGAAGAGTATGGTGGCGATACCATCTTCGTTCAGATTTCAGCTAAGTTTGGTCAAAACGTTGACCAATTGCTGGAAATGATTTTGTTGGAAGCTGATGTTTTGGAATTGAAGGCTGACCCAACACAACCTGCTCGTGGTTCTGTTATCGAAGCTCGTTTGGATAAGGGCCGCGGTCCTGTTTCCACTGTTTTGATTCAACAAGGAACGCTCCATGTGGGTGATCCAATCGTTGTTGGAAACACCTATGGTCGTGTTCGAACGATGACCAACGAAAAGGGACAAGACATTGCTGCTGCTAAGCCAGCAACACCTGTTCAAATCACTGGTTTGAACGAAGTGCCTTTGGCTGGTGACCGCTTTATCGTCATGGCGGATGAAAAGACTGCCCGTGCCGCTGGTGAAGAACGTGCAAAGCGTGCTCGTGAAGAAGTCCGTAATGCCGGTTCTGTTGTTACATTGGATACTTTGTTTAACACGATGGCTGAAAAGGCCATGAAGACAGTGCCAGTGATTGTGAAGGCCGATGTCCAGGGCTCTGTTGAAGCCTTGACTGGTTCATTGAAGAAGATTGAAGTTGATGGCGTTCGAGTAGATGTTGTTCATTCTGCTGTTGGTGCAATCAACGAATCAGATGTTTCTTTGGCGGAAGCTTCTGGTGCCATTATTTTAGGCTTCAATGTTCGACCAACACCGTTTGCTAAGTCGCAGGCTAATAACGACAAAATTGATATGCGTTTCTACTCAGTTATCTATGACGCCATTGATGATGTGACGGCCGCAATGAAGGGCCAACTTGAACCTGTCTATGAAGAAAAGGTTATTGGCCAAATCGTTGTTAAGGAGCTCTTCAAGTTTTCTAAGGTTGGTACCATTGCTGGTGCCAGTGTTGAGGAAGGTAAGATCACCAAGGATTCAAAGGTTCGCATTATCCGCAACGGTACGGTTATGTACGATGGTCAATTAGCTTCTTTGCAACGTGGTAAGGATGCGGTTAACGAAGTGAAGTTCGGTTATGAATTTGGTTTCACTGTCAACAAGTTCAACGATATTCAACCGGGTGATGCAGTCGAAGCTTACATCATGGAAGAAGTAAAGCCTAAGTAA
- a CDS encoding L7Ae/L30e/S12e/Gadd45 family ribosomal protein, which yields MKSEEEQVLHLLGLARMSKSLVYGTNDTLTAIQGQKAKVAFFPKDGGVSQQKKFRDKTSFYQVTLVEDFTKDELSQAIGLNRSIMAITNNGFAKKIKQLLEEKERN from the coding sequence ATGAAAAGTGAAGAAGAACAAGTCTTACACTTACTTGGTTTGGCGCGTATGTCTAAAAGTCTTGTTTACGGGACCAACGACACGTTAACTGCGATTCAAGGACAAAAGGCGAAGGTTGCCTTTTTCCCAAAAGATGGTGGTGTCAGCCAGCAAAAGAAATTTCGGGACAAAACCAGCTTTTATCAGGTGACCTTGGTTGAAGATTTCACCAAGGATGAATTAAGCCAAGCAATTGGCTTAAATCGGTCGATTATGGCGATTACCAATAATGGCTTTGCGAAAAAAATCAAACAATTACTCGAAGAAAAGGAGCGGAATTAA
- the rnpM gene encoding RNase P modulator RnpM has product MKTRKVPLRKDIVTGEMFAKKDLVRVVKNKEGEVFLDPSGKQNGRGAYISLNREVAKEAKEKRVFEKAFSMPIDPAFYEELFAYVDHQQARKELFENEK; this is encoded by the coding sequence ATGAAAACACGGAAGGTTCCCTTAAGAAAAGATATCGTGACTGGCGAAATGTTTGCCAAAAAGGACCTGGTCCGGGTCGTTAAAAATAAGGAAGGGGAGGTCTTCTTAGATCCCTCTGGTAAACAAAACGGTCGTGGTGCCTATATTTCCTTAAACCGTGAGGTTGCTAAGGAAGCAAAGGAAAAGCGCGTCTTTGAAAAGGCCTTTTCAATGCCAATTGATCCGGCTTTTTATGAAGAACTCTTTGCTTATGTTGACCATCAGCAAGCCCGAAAAGAGTTATTTGAAAATGAAAAGTGA
- the nusA gene encoding transcription termination factor NusA translates to MSKELVQALDALEQERGIDRAVVVEALENALKAAYKKQYNAAQNVEATFDDKKGQMTIKQVKLVVLDDDLVDPDTEIPLTEALEINKAYEPGDEIRFDVTPKDFGRMAAQAAKQVIVQKMREATRQAIYDKYQDYQDEIITGEVERQDSRFLYVMLPGKQEAVMTQGDQMPNETYRMRDRIKVLINKVDNSLKGPQIFVSRTAPDLVKRLFEQEVPEVYDGTVEIVSIAREAGDRSKIAVYTHDADLDPVGALVGQRGARVQAVVTELGGEHMDIVEWVEDEAQYIANALNPAEVTDVIFDANNEQSVTVIVPDDQLSLAIGKKGQNARLAARLTGFKIDIKAESEAGDLAVEKAEANQTADIADQALVELADDNQAATDQED, encoded by the coding sequence ATGAGTAAAGAATTAGTACAAGCCTTAGATGCCTTAGAACAAGAACGTGGAATCGACCGCGCGGTTGTTGTAGAAGCTTTGGAAAATGCTTTGAAGGCCGCTTACAAGAAACAGTACAACGCGGCTCAAAATGTTGAAGCAACTTTTGATGATAAGAAGGGCCAAATGACCATTAAGCAGGTCAAGCTGGTTGTTTTGGATGACGACTTGGTCGACCCCGATACTGAAATCCCTTTGACAGAAGCCTTGGAAATTAACAAGGCCTACGAACCAGGTGATGAAATTCGTTTCGATGTGACACCAAAGGATTTCGGCCGGATGGCTGCCCAGGCAGCTAAGCAGGTGATCGTGCAGAAAATGCGCGAGGCAACTCGTCAAGCAATTTATGATAAGTACCAAGATTATCAAGATGAAATCATCACTGGTGAGGTTGAGCGTCAAGACAGCCGTTTCTTGTATGTGATGTTGCCAGGTAAGCAGGAAGCCGTGATGACGCAGGGTGACCAAATGCCAAATGAAACCTACCGCATGCGTGATCGCATCAAGGTTTTGATAAACAAGGTTGATAATTCCTTGAAGGGACCACAAATCTTTGTTTCACGGACGGCTCCTGATTTGGTCAAACGTTTGTTTGAACAAGAAGTACCAGAAGTTTATGATGGTACAGTAGAAATTGTTTCCATTGCCCGTGAAGCAGGTGATCGCTCAAAAATTGCTGTTTACACGCACGATGCTGATTTGGACCCTGTTGGTGCCTTAGTTGGACAACGTGGTGCTCGTGTGCAAGCCGTTGTGACTGAATTGGGCGGCGAGCATATGGATATCGTGGAGTGGGTGGAAGACGAGGCCCAGTACATTGCCAATGCATTGAACCCAGCCGAAGTAACGGACGTGATTTTTGATGCCAACAACGAGCAATCTGTCACTGTGATTGTACCAGACGACCAATTGTCATTGGCCATTGGTAAGAAGGGGCAAAACGCTCGTTTGGCCGCCCGTTTGACTGGCTTTAAGATTGATATTAAAGCTGAAAGTGAAGCCGGCGACTTAGCAGTTGAAAAGGCAGAAGCAAACCAAACGGCTGATATTGCTGACCAGGCACTTGTTGAACTAGCAGATGATAACCAGGCAGCAACAGACCAAGAAGACTAA
- the rimP gene encoding ribosome maturation factor RimP — protein MAQAKNQALLEILNPIIEKQGLLLWDLNIKKVGGQKTVEVLVDLPDHQNISMAQITEFTQLVNEALDDVAVDPVPGEYMLDIASPGMDRSLAEPWHFAWAKDGDLAVTVALFAAKDGQKQWTGQITDLNENGLSLQSDQAKLDVTFDEIAKAIVAVQF, from the coding sequence ATGGCACAGGCAAAGAATCAAGCCTTGCTTGAAATTTTAAATCCGATCATTGAAAAACAGGGACTTTTGCTCTGGGATTTAAACATCAAGAAGGTTGGTGGACAAAAAACAGTCGAAGTATTAGTTGATTTACCAGACCACCAAAACATTTCCATGGCGCAGATTACTGAGTTTACTCAGCTGGTCAACGAAGCCTTGGATGATGTAGCAGTTGATCCGGTTCCGGGTGAGTATATGTTAGACATTGCTTCTCCTGGGATGGACCGCAGCCTGGCTGAACCTTGGCACTTTGCCTGGGCGAAGGATGGCGATTTAGCAGTGACCGTTGCTTTATTTGCGGCCAAGGATGGTCAAAAGCAATGGACCGGTCAAATCACTGATTTAAATGAAAACGGTTTGTCACTACAAAGTGATCAAGCAAAGTTGGATGTTACCTTTGATGAAATTGCCAAAGCCATTGTGGCCGTTCAATTTTAA
- the rpsN gene encoding 30S ribosomal protein S14, with protein sequence MAKKSKIAKAKQREALVAKYADKRAALKAAGDYIGLAALPKDSSPVRLHNRDQIDGRPHGYMREFGMSRLNFRQLAHKGQIPGVRKASW encoded by the coding sequence ATGGCTAAGAAATCAAAGATTGCAAAGGCAAAGCAACGTGAAGCTTTGGTAGCAAAGTACGCTGACAAGCGTGCTGCTTTGAAGGCTGCTGGTGATTACATCGGATTGGCAGCTTTGCCAAAGGATTCATCACCTGTTCGTCTTCACAACCGTGACCAAATTGATGGTCGCCCACACGGTTACATGCGTGAATTTGGTATGTCACGTTTGAACTTCCGTCAATTAGCACACAAGGGCCAGATTCCTGGTGTTCGTAAGGCTTCTTGGTAA
- the rpmG gene encoding 50S ribosomal protein L33 — MRIHVVLGNDETGERIYLTSKNRRNTPDRLELKKYSPKLRKVVTFKEIK; from the coding sequence ATGCGTATTCATGTTGTATTAGGCAATGATGAAACTGGGGAGCGTATTTACTTGACGTCAAAGAACCGTCGTAATACGCCTGACCGTTTGGAGTTGAAGAAGTACTCACCAAAACTTCGTAAAGTGGTAACATTCAAGGAGATCAAGTAA
- a CDS encoding manganese-dependent inorganic pyrophosphatase: MAKIQVFGHKNPDTDTVASAMGAADLLVQQGLETQAVAQGKPNAETQFALDYFGLTALPIIDKAQTAEVVLVDHNEAAQSVDNLADVQVYGIYDHHKFAFENATPLYITAKPWGSVSTILYYEYLQAGLTIPAKVAGMLASGLISDTLLLKSPTTTDVDRKALPELAKIAGIEDLDGYGLAMLKAGTDLSTRTDEELLEGDAKSFTMGSHEFRIGQVNTVDIDDVLARKEGLEKAIKAAGYEDFLFVITDILNSNSKGLYVGDAPEAIEAAFGAKLENDVIDLPGVVSRKKQVVPPLQGQF; encoded by the coding sequence ATGGCAAAGATTCAAGTTTTTGGACATAAGAACCCAGATACTGACACCGTTGCTTCTGCAATGGGTGCTGCTGATTTGTTGGTACAGCAAGGTTTGGAAACCCAAGCCGTTGCGCAAGGAAAGCCTAACGCCGAAACGCAATTTGCGTTGGATTACTTTGGCTTGACGGCTTTGCCAATTATTGACAAGGCCCAAACAGCAGAGGTTGTTTTGGTTGACCACAACGAAGCGGCACAGTCAGTTGATAATTTGGCTGACGTCCAGGTTTATGGTATCTACGATCATCACAAGTTTGCTTTTGAAAATGCCACCCCGTTGTATATCACGGCTAAGCCATGGGGTTCTGTTTCAACAATTTTGTACTATGAATACTTGCAAGCTGGTTTAACGATTCCTGCTAAGGTCGCCGGAATGTTGGCCTCTGGTTTGATTTCAGATACTTTACTGTTGAAGAGTCCAACGACAACGGATGTTGATCGTAAGGCCTTGCCAGAACTTGCTAAGATTGCTGGTATCGAAGACTTGGATGGCTATGGTTTGGCGATGTTGAAGGCTGGTACCGATTTGTCAACGCGGACAGATGAAGAATTGTTGGAAGGGGATGCCAAGTCCTTTACCATGGGTTCACATGAATTTCGCATTGGCCAGGTTAATACGGTTGATATTGATGACGTTTTGGCTCGTAAGGAAGGCCTAGAAAAGGCAATCAAGGCCGCTGGCTATGAGGACTTCTTGTTTGTAATTACAGATATTTTGAACTCAAACTCAAAGGGTCTTTATGTTGGAGATGCTCCAGAAGCGATCGAGGCTGCCTTTGGTGCCAAGCTTGAAAATGATGTGATTGACTTGCCAGGGGTTGTTTCCCGTAAGAAGCAAGTGGTCCCACCATTGCAAGGTCAATTCTAA
- the parC gene encoding DNA topoisomerase IV subunit A, whose product MADRITELSLEAVMGERFGRYSKYIIQERALPDIRDGLKPVQRRILYAMDQDSNTYDHPYRKSAKSVGNVMGNFHPHGDSSIYEAMVRLSQDWKVREPLIDMNGNNGSVDNDPAAAMRYTESRLTKLSGEILKDLAQDTVEMVLNFDDTTYEPTVLPSRVPNLFVNGATGISAGYATDIPPHNLKEINQALVYLLDHPDAPLSALMRYVKGPDFPTGGIIQGIDGIKQAYKTGRGRVVVRAKTAVSSLKGGKKKIEVTELPYEVVKSNLVAKIDAIRANKEVAGIIEVRDESDREGMSIVIELAKDASADGILTYLFKKTDLQISYNFNMVAIHDQRPVLVTLKDGLTAFLDFRKEVVRKRSAYDLKKAKARQHIVEGLIRMLSILDEVVATIRSSKNRKDATENLVKEYQFTKEQAEAIVALQLYRLTNTDVTQLEEEHKALAEKIAMLEKILNEEEALHDVIRTELKAITKEYASPRLTEIEEEIQSLVIDTAVTVPDEDVRILVSKNGYAKRSSLRSYKASAAENGLAEDDAVVLNQTANTTQHLLMFTNFGNLIYRPIYELAEYRWKEPGEHFSQALSNWDSQESIIQAYVVAETDSNQAFLLASNDGFIKQSLLKDLVPKSYKKKSATVMKLKTEAARVVTAALVTNQKEALVLAKTGLALRFELADVPVVGARTAGVKAIKLTEGDTVVTVLALAPQDKFLALVTNQGTFKYSLLDDITLGHRANKGLQVLSPRKTVSYEIAAATAVDPNQGALRIETDHLKDFDIQLADHSLASRTSNGQALLDVKSDGQATAIFPLNLKEND is encoded by the coding sequence ATGGCAGACCGCATTACTGAGCTTTCATTGGAAGCCGTGATGGGTGAGCGCTTTGGCCGATATTCAAAATATATCATCCAAGAACGTGCCCTTCCGGATATCCGTGATGGTCTCAAACCGGTTCAACGACGGATTTTATACGCCATGGACCAGGATTCAAATACCTATGACCACCCATATCGTAAGTCGGCTAAATCAGTCGGAAACGTGATGGGAAACTTCCACCCCCACGGGGATTCCTCAATCTATGAGGCCATGGTTCGCTTGTCCCAGGATTGGAAGGTCCGCGAACCATTAATTGATATGAACGGAAATAACGGGTCAGTTGATAATGACCCAGCCGCTGCGATGCGGTATACCGAGTCGCGGTTAACGAAGTTATCCGGTGAAATTCTGAAAGACTTAGCTCAGGATACGGTTGAAATGGTCTTAAATTTTGATGATACGACCTACGAACCGACGGTACTCCCATCTCGAGTACCAAATCTCTTCGTCAACGGAGCAACTGGCATTTCGGCTGGTTATGCGACCGATATTCCCCCTCATAACTTAAAGGAAATCAACCAAGCGTTGGTTTACTTGCTCGATCATCCCGATGCGCCATTGTCAGCTTTGATGCGATACGTTAAGGGACCTGATTTCCCAACGGGTGGGATTATTCAAGGAATCGACGGCATTAAGCAGGCTTATAAGACCGGTCGAGGGCGGGTTGTTGTCCGGGCGAAGACGGCAGTTTCTAGTCTAAAGGGTGGCAAGAAAAAGATTGAAGTGACGGAGTTGCCGTATGAAGTCGTGAAATCGAACTTGGTCGCTAAGATTGATGCGATTCGTGCCAACAAAGAAGTTGCTGGCATTATTGAAGTTCGTGACGAATCTGACCGCGAGGGGATGTCAATTGTGATCGAGTTGGCCAAGGATGCTTCGGCCGATGGAATCTTGACCTACCTCTTTAAGAAGACGGACTTGCAGATTTCGTATAATTTCAACATGGTCGCCATTCATGACCAACGTCCTGTTTTAGTGACTTTGAAGGACGGTTTGACCGCTTTTTTGGACTTCCGTAAAGAAGTTGTTCGCAAGCGGTCAGCCTATGACTTGAAAAAGGCCAAGGCTCGCCAACACATTGTGGAGGGGCTGATTCGAATGTTGTCCATCCTCGATGAAGTCGTGGCAACGATTCGCTCTTCGAAGAACCGCAAGGATGCGACGGAGAACTTGGTGAAGGAGTACCAATTCACCAAGGAACAGGCTGAAGCGATTGTGGCTTTGCAGTTATATCGGTTGACTAATACTGATGTGACCCAGCTAGAAGAGGAACACAAGGCATTAGCTGAAAAGATTGCTATGTTGGAAAAGATCCTGAATGAAGAAGAAGCGCTTCATGATGTGATCCGCACTGAATTGAAGGCCATCACCAAGGAATATGCCAGCCCACGCTTGACGGAAATCGAAGAAGAAATCCAATCGTTGGTAATCGACACAGCAGTGACAGTACCAGATGAAGATGTCCGCATCTTGGTTTCAAAGAATGGTTATGCGAAGCGGTCATCATTGCGTTCTTACAAGGCCTCTGCTGCCGAAAACGGCTTAGCCGAAGATGACGCCGTTGTCTTGAATCAAACGGCCAACACAACCCAACATTTGCTGATGTTTACGAACTTTGGGAACCTGATTTACCGACCAATTTATGAGTTGGCGGAGTACAGGTGGAAGGAACCAGGGGAACACTTCTCGCAGGCGCTGTCGAACTGGGATAGCCAGGAAAGTATTATCCAGGCCTATGTGGTTGCAGAAACGGATAGCAACCAAGCCTTCTTACTTGCTTCCAATGATGGCTTTATCAAGCAGAGTTTACTTAAGGACCTTGTGCCAAAGTCCTACAAGAAGAAATCAGCAACTGTGATGAAACTGAAAACAGAAGCGGCACGGGTAGTCACAGCAGCGCTGGTCACCAATCAGAAAGAAGCCTTAGTGTTGGCAAAGACTGGCTTGGCCCTGCGCTTTGAATTGGCCGATGTGCCAGTCGTTGGTGCTCGGACCGCCGGGGTGAAGGCCATCAAGTTAACCGAGGGTGATACCGTGGTTACGGTATTAGCCTTGGCACCACAAGATAAGTTTTTGGCCTTGGTAACAAATCAGGGAACCTTTAAGTATAGCTTGTTAGACGACATAACCCTTGGCCACCGAGCTAACAAGGGCTTGCAAGTGCTTAGTCCACGGAAGACCGTTTCTTATGAAATTGCTGCTGCGACAGCTGTTGATCCGAACCAGGGGGCTTTGCGGATTGAAACCGACCACTTAAAGGACTTTGATATCCAATTAGCTGATCATTCATTAGCGAGTCGGACTAGCAATGGTCAGGCTTTATTGGATGTGAAGAGCGATGGGCAAGCGACAGCCATTTTCCCTTTGAATTTAAAGGAAAATGACTAG